A region of the Candidatus Moraniibacteriota bacterium genome:
ATTGCCTCTGTTCTCCTAAAAGGCGATAAGAAAGCATTATCGCTTAATTCAGAAAAAGATGAAGAATATAACCAGGCAGTATTTTCGTCTTGGGAAAATGTTGTTGTGTTGCATGTGATGGCGCCAAAAAAGACTAAATTTCATATTGCCTTTGCAACCAGGAAAAAAATAAAATATCTGCCGCAAGAGCTGGAAACTGATTTGAAATTTGCAGTGCGAATTGGGCCGAAAGATTTCAAAGTTTTTATCATTCCGGACGATATCAGGAAAAAAGTCATGTTGGAAGTTGTGGAATATACCAAAGTTGATAATGAAAAATATAAAGACTTGATTTTGTTATGATTAAAAAACTAAAATTTCCAAATGGTTTTTTATGGGGAGTGGCGACTTCAGCCTATCAGGTTGAAGGTGGTTGTACGAATAATGATTGGTATGAATGGGAGAAAAAAGGAAAAACAAAAGGCATGGCAGGGAAAGCCTGCGATAGCTGGAATAGATTTGCAGAGGATCATAGTTTAGCGCAAGAACTTGGATGCAATGCTTTCAGATTGTCTTTAGAATGGTCAAAGATTGAACCGGAAGAGGGAAAATTTTCTCAGGAAGCCATTGAACACTATAGGCAAGTTTTGCAAGATATTAAATCCAAAGGCATGATGCGATCCGTTACTCTTTGGCACTGGGCTTTGCCTCTTTGGCTTTCAAAAAAAGGAGGATGGCATAAAAAAGAAACAATTGATTATTTTGTAAAATATTGCGAAAAAGTTATAAAAGAGCTTGGTGAAGAAATAGACATATTTTTGACTATAAATGAACCGAGACTTCCTTTAAACAGGGGATATTTTGTAGGAGATTTTCCCCCAGGAAAGAGAAATCCTATCCTATTTTTATTAGCTAGAAAAAATATGGTCGCTGCCCATAAACTTTGTTACGAAGTCGTAAAAAAAGAAAAGCCAAATCTTAAAGTTGGCATAACGCAATTTTGTAATGATTTTAATTATTATGGTTTAAAACCAGCGAGTTTTATTACGGAAAAAGTGGAAGATTTTTATAATTGGTATTTTTATGAGCAGATCAGGGGGTATTATGATTTTGTAGGAATCAATTATTATTTTGCAATTGAAATAAAATTATTTCCGCCCTCTATACGTATGCAAACCACAGACAAGCAAATAACTGAAATGGGATGGGGAGTTTTTCCTGAAGGATTATATGAAATTGTCATGGATGCCTGGAGACGATATAAAAAGCCTATATATATTTTTGAAAACGGAATTGCAAATGCAGGGGATGATCATCGCAGCGCCTATATTAAAAGTCATCTTCAAAAACTTCACGAAGCCATTTCAGAAGGCGCGGATGTGCGAGGCTATTTTCACTGGTCGCTAATTGACAATTTTGAATGGAATGAGGCGTATAATATGAAGTTCGGTTTGATTGAGGTTAACTTTGAAACACAAGAAAGAAAACCGCGAAAAAGTTTCTATGAATATGCGAAAATATGCAAAAGCAATGAGGTGGAAATAGAGTAAAAACTGGCTTATTTTAGGCAAAAAATTGTTATGAAAAAGCATAAATAATAACCCTTGACAATATTTAAGTGAGTTGTTACAATGGACAAGCAATAAAAAAAGCAGGTGTTTAATTAATTTATTAAAAAAACATCGCCGCAAAACAGTAAAAATATTTTAAAAATTCGGGTGGAAAAAATACATCCCGATGCATATCAACAAGATGTGCGTGAGGATGTGTTTTTTGTTCATTTTAAATTTTTTTCAAGGCTGATAAATCAGGCGCGTCCCAGTGAATCGAAGGAAAACCCCCTTTCGTTTCAATTGATTACGTTTTTAAGTTAGGGGAGTCTGACAAGTTTTTGTTTTTTAAAAACTTGCCCCGCTCAGCTTTGATTAAGATAATTTGGTGGTCGGGCATATTCGAGATTTCTGTTTATTTGAAGCTTCCTTTCAAAAAAAATAAGGGTAATCGGTTTTAATCTCGAAACCGCTCCCTCCCGGCCTCCAAATTTTATAACCCCAAATCATTATAGAGAAATAATTTTATTTCTCTATAAAAATTTGCAGTTATGGATAGTATTTTGAAAACTTAATGAGAGATTAATCGCAATTTATTGCGGTTAGTCCTTTAAAACCTGTCGCTTACGCGCGGCAGGTCTGGTTGTTTATCTGAGCTATAAGTTTTCGCATCTTTTCTTTAGATAAAGATGCAAACCGTTTAAAATTTTTTCCACTTCGGTGGAAGGTTTTATTCTTATTGAGAGTTTGATCCTAGCTCAGGATGAACGCTGGCGGCGTGGATAAGGCATGCAAGTCGAGTGGGTTTAGGCCCACGGCAAACGGGTTAGTAATGCATAGGAACTTTCCTTGAAGTCGTGAATAATTCGGAGAAATCCGGAATAATACACGATGTGCTCTACGGAGTAAAGATTTATCGCTTCAAGAGAGGCCTATGTCCTATCAGCTAGTTGGTAGTGTAATGGACTACCAAGGCTTTTGACGGGTAGGGGGTGTGAGAGCACGGCCCCCAACATTGGAACTGAGAACTGTCCAAACTCCTACGGGAGGCTGCAGTCGAGAATATTCCACAATGGACGAAAGTCTGATGGAGCGACGCCGCGTGCAGGATGAAGGCCTTTGGGTTGTAAACTGCTTTTGTAAGGGAAGAATTTCGATGACGGTACCTTACGAATAAGAGGTTACTAACTCTGTGCCAGCAGTAGCGGTAATACAGAGACCTCAAGCGTTATCCGGATTTATTGGGCGTAAAGAGCTGGTAGGTTGTTATATTAGTCAGATGTCAAATCTCGGAGCTTAACTCTGAAACTGCATTTGAAACGGTATAACTAGAGGATGTGAGAGATCTATGGAACTCATGGTGTAGCAGTGAAATGCGTTGATATCATGAGGAACACCAAAGGCGAAGGCATTAGATTGGCACACTCCTGACACTGAGCAGCGAAAGCGTGGGTAGCGAATGGGATTAGATACCCCAGTAGTCCACGCCCTAAACGATGCATATTAGGCATTGAGAGTATCGACCCTTTCAGTGTCGTAGCTAACGCGTTAAATATGCCGCCTGGGAAGTACGGCCGCAAGGCTAAAACTCAAAGGAATAGACGGGGATCCGCACAAGTAGAGGATCATGTGGTTTAATTCGATGGTAAGCGAGAAACCTCACCAAGGTTTGAAACTAGGCTGCAAGACTTAGAAATAAGTCCGCCTTCGAGGGTGCCTAGCAGGTGCTGCATGGTCGTCGTCAGCTCGTGTCGTAAGATGTTCCGTTAAGTCGGGAAACGAGCGCAACCCCTGTCGTGTGTTTTATATGTCACACGATACTGCCCAGACTTTTGTTCATTAATTTTGTTAATGTATAAAAGTCTGGGAGGAAGGAGGGGATGACGTCAGATCAGCATGGCCCTTTGACACCTTGGGCAACACACGTGGTACAATGGCCGGTACAGAGGGTTGCCAAGTCGCGAGACGGAGCCAATCCCAAAAAACCGGTCCCAGTTCGGATAGGAGTCTGCAACTCGACTCCTTGAAGCCGGATTTACTAGTAATCGGGGATCAGAACGCCCCGGTGAATACGTTCTCGGATCTTGTACTCACCGCCCGTCACACCAAGAGAGTCGGTAACACCCAAAGGCCCCGCTTTAAAATGGGGACAACGGTGGGATCGATGATAAGGGTGAAGTCGTAACAAGGCATCCGTAGCGGAAGCTGTGGATGGATCACCTCCTTTCTAGGGAGATTTTGATGGTAATCGAGAATACTACACGTGAAGACTGTTGGTGTCATCATCAACGGTTGTGGAGTATGGTTATCATCCGCTGGTCGACTCTAATTTATTAGAGAACAGCAATGCCTAGCAGAGCTAACAGAATCTGTAGATGTGTTTGTACACACATCGGTAAACTCTTATAGGACTAATCGCAATAGGTTGTGATACATATACTTTTTGCAAGCAAGAACACCTTAAATGGTGTTTTTTGCGTTGGTCAGTCTACTCCGCTCTTGACATTTCTGCTGGTTATTCTATACTTTCAGTAGGAGTTGGAAAAACTGAACAAATTATTATGGAACTACTTTCATCAAAAGAAAGCGTTGTGCTTTCTGTAATCAAAAAATTCAAAGCCAGAAATGGCTACATGCCTACATTTCAGGAAATGCTGGATGAATGCAACAAGATTGGTCTTGCGATAAAAAGCAAGGGCTCGATTTTCACATATTTGAAATCGCTTGAGGAAAAAGGATATCTGACAAAATCTTCCGAAAAGAGAGGGTTAGATTTCATTGATCGAATGAATGAATTTTTCGTGGATGTTCCCGTGCTTGGCTCAGCATCAGCTGGCGCGCCTACTATTTTTGCCGAGGAATATGTGCAGGGGCATCTAAAAGTCTCGAAAAAGATAGTTGGCAATAAAAATGTCTTTGCTATTCAGGTTCATGGTACGAGTATGAATTTATCACAGATAGACAGTAAAAAAATAGATGATGGTGATTTTATCATTGTAGACTCAGAGTATAAAGATTATAAGAATGGGGACAAGTTATTGGTTGTGATTGATGGGCTGGCTACGGTTAAGAAATTCAAAAAAATTAATGATGAAATGATGGCATTGCTTCCGGAATCGACCAACAACGAGCATCGGCCGATTTATTTAACGCCTGATGATACCTTCATCATAAATGGAAAAGTTATCGATGTATTCAAAAGTGGAAATTAACGGAGGCTTAGTCGGGCTTTCCGTTTTTTTAATAATCAATATTAATACGCAAACAAATGGCGAAGTACAATCAAAACAGCGGGAAGGCTTGGACATCGAAAGATGTTTCTCAGTTAAGATCGCTGGCAAAGCAAAACACCCCTACAAGGGTAATCGGACTAAAGCTTGGCAGAACGCCTGACGCTGTGGCATCTAGAGCCAGTCAGGAGAATGTCAGTTTGAGACCAACAAATCAGTCTCCGTATAATCGGAGCAAGAAATAAAAAAGGAGCGACTGAGATTGCCTGTGAAGTGGTCTCGGTCGCCCTTCCTAATTAACTTAATTTTAGCACAAAATTATGGAAAACGAAAAGAAGGATAAAAAGGTGACTATAATCGTGAACACACGTCCACACGAATGGGATAAAAAAGAAGAAATTTCGTTCGAGGAGGTGGTTACGCTTGCTTTCGGAAGTTTCTCGGAAGACGCTGCAATCGCGTATACGGTTATTTACTCTCGAGGTAAAGATGAGAATAAGGAAGGCTCCTTGGTAAAGGGAGAGAGCGTAAAGGTTAAGGATGAGATGATATTCAATGCTACGCAAACAAATAAGTCTTAGCCCAGACTTAAAAAAACTTCAGGACGAGGGCTACGAAATTGAAGTCAAGAGTGGTTATTTGCTGGTACATCATGTGCCGTATGTGAATTCCCAAAAGGAGATTGCTTACGGCACGCTGGTGTCCAAGTTAGAGCTGGCTTCAGATAAAACGGTCAACCCTGTGGGCGACCATGTTATGAGGTTTATTGGCGAGCATCCATGTAACCATGACGGAACTGTTATTACCGCTATACAACACGCAAGTAACAACGAACCTATTGTTGATGGGTTGACTACAAATCATAGCTTTTCCAGTAAACCTCCATCCGGACAGTATCCTGATTATTATCAAAAAATAATCACCTACGAAAGAATTTTGTCATCACAGGCGAAGCATATTGACACTTCGGTAACCGCAATAACTTTCAAAACTATTGAGCCAGACGATGAAGAATCCGTACATCACTACATCGATACAAATTCTACACGTGCCGACATTGGTTTAATATCAGCGAAACTCAAAGACGTAAGGGTGGCGATTGTCGGTTTGGGCGGAACTGGTTCTTACGTCTTGGATTTTATTTCGAAGACTGAAGTAAGAGAAATCCATTTATTTGATGCCGACGATTTTCTTCAGCATAACGCATTTAGGTCTCCGGGTGCTGCTTCCAAGGAAAAGCTGGATGAAAGACTCAAAAAGGTTGATTATTTTCATGGGGTGTATTCCAAAATGCACAAGAAAATTTTTTCTAGAGAATACCACCTGACAGATTCTAATTTAGAAGAAATATCGGGAATGGATTTCGTATTCATTTGCATTGACGAAGGAAAAATTAAAAAGCAAATAGCTGAGAGATTGATAGAGAAAAAAATACCATTTGTGGATACAGGGATTGGAATTCAATCAATCGACGGCGCTTTAATTGGCTGTATCCGCACTACCATGGCTACTCCTGAAAAAAATGATCACCTTGGACGAAGGATTGATTTCTCTGACGGAGGACATGATGCTTACACACAAAATATCCAAATCGCCGAACTTAACGCGCTTAACGCTTCGTTGGCTGTAATTAAGATGAAAAAGCATTTCGGATTTTACTATGACCAAGAAAAGGAATATAATTCAAGTTATGAAATTAGCATTAATAAAATAATCAACGATGAGACTAACTCCTAAGTTTGTAAAAAACATCCCAGAAAACATCGAGGATGGCGTTATTTATATATCCATGGAATATGCTACGGCAATTCATAGGTGTTATTGTGGTTGTGGAAGTGAGGTAGTGACGCCGTTTTCTCCGACAGACTGGAAATTAACTTTTGATGGTAAAACTGTTTCGTTGCACCCGTCGATAGGTAACTGGAGTTTTCCGTGCCAATCTCATTATTGGATAATTAATAATGAGATAAGGCAAGCTGATAAATGGACAAAAAAACAGATTGAGAGTTGCAGAGAAATGGATAATCAAAGTAAGAAAAAATATCACAAAAAGAAGAGGTGGATTTGGTGGTAAAATTATCCTTGTCATTCACAAAGTAAGGCTATAAATGGCCTTATTTTTGTTTTCAGAACAGTGGATAACTTTTCCTTGACTTCGTGTGCCACGAAGCTAATGTGTCATTGCCTTAATAAAAATATATGACAAAAGCTAAATTTATCGCATTCGAAAAAGTCAGACGCAGTAGGCTAACAAATATGTATGACATCAATGCTGTCCGGCTGATCGCTATCAAATACGGTCAGATGCTTACCAATAAAGATTGCTTCGACTGCATGCTCAACTACGACAAATACCGCCGAAAATATTTAGAAGATAAATCAATATGGAAAAAACAATAAAAAATACCACTGAAGAATTTCTGAGCTGGTTGCAGGTTGAAAGACGATTCGCACAGAGTTCAATAATTTCATACAGGTCACGACTGAAATGCATTGTGCGAGATATTGGGGATATTGAAATAGGAAATATTACCGCTGAACACATTTTCAGATTAAAATCCATCCTTTATGAACGAGAAAATTCTGAGGTGTTCACTGGCGTGGTAATGGCATCCATCAAGGGATTATTGCTCTACTCCAGAGACCTGCTGAAAATTCCTCTTCAGATTGATCCCAGCACGATAACCATCCCAAAACGCAAAAAGAAAGAAGTGGTTTATCTGACAGTCGATGAAATCAACCGATTTAGAAACAGTATCAATATTAACACGATCTGTGGTCTTCGCTTCAGGACGCTGCTTGAGGTGCTTCTGGGGACGGCCTGTCGCATCTCAGAGTGTTTAAATCTCAACAGAGACTCTATTTCACTGATTGAAAAAGAAGCGCGAATAATTGGCAAAGGTGGAAAGCAACGAGTTCTGTATTTTAATGACGAATCGCTTTACTGGATAGACAAATATCTGAAGAGCCGGAACGATAAGTTTCCGGCTCTTTTTATAACCACCGGCGAAAAACCGCGAAGACTGGCGAATCAAGATTTAAGTCGATATTTCAAAAGGCAACGGCTTCTGGCTGGTATTTCTAAAAAGGTCACCCCACACATTTGCCGGCACACGGCCGCAACAACAATGGCGATGAATAACTGCTCAGCTATCTTTATCAAGGAAATCCTCGGCCATAGTCGGCTTCAAACTTCGATTGATTACTATATTTCACTGGCTGACAAGCAAAAGGTGAAACAAGCGCACCAGACATTTCTGGTGTATTAAGCCTGTGATTCTAGGGAGATTTTGTGGTAGAATTGGATTATATGAAAGTAAATATACTCCAAAAATACTACGATAGCTTCATAGCCCAAAAAGATAACCAATCCTTTTTAATTGGGTTGGCCGATTATATCAGATTCATTTTAGCTGATGAAAAATCTAAGGAAATTATTTCAGAAATACAAAAATCCAAGGAGGCACTTTTGGCCGAAAAAGATAGTCTGGAGAAAACAGTTGACAGTGAAACAAGGATTGCCAAAAAAGAATACCTTGACATGACGGGATCATCAGAGACGGTTGATGATATTTCTCTCGCGGATAAAGTGCTCTATTCTCAGTCTCATCCGAAGTTGGCCGAGCTGGATAAAAAAATAAAAGAGGAAACGGAAACTTCAATTTGGGGAGCTTGGGATAAAATAAGTTCGGTTTATTCCGGATATTCAAATTCAACATTGAGCGACAATCTGGATATAGCGCGCTACGTGCCTTACGCGAATAGAATTCATAATTATCTCTTGGGAAAACTGGATGATAAAGCAGAATCAACTGGCAGTTATTCGGTTATGGATTTTAAGAAAAGCAATAATGATTCAATTTTGGAAAAGGATGGACTGAAAGACATCAGTTCCATCATAATCGTCACAAGAAACCCGGGACTTAGGGACGAGTCATTGTGGTTGGTTTTTAATAACGACTTTCGCAATAAAGTTAAATTTTTAGCCAAGAAAAAACAAGCAGGCGATAATTATATCAAGAAGCTACATGAGATTGTCGATAAAAGTAAATATGGCGCGAAGGTTCTACATGATCATCAGATAGCAACCACAATAAACTCAAAGATATTTAAAAGAGTGGGAGTCGCGGGGGTGTATAGGCAAAAGACAATTGTGGAAAAAGATGGAGATAATTTTGGGATAAATCAGGAAATTGATATTAATATTGTGCCAAAAGGAATGCTTAAGGAAGAGCAGGCTAAGTTTTTTCCAAAGGGATGATTTCCGAGTAGTTTCTGTCTGAAAATAATATTTACGAGAAAAGAATCGCTTATCAGAGCGGTTTTTTTGCGTTTGATTTACGAGCAAAGGTTATTTATTTGGTGCATGAAGTTGAGATAATAAGAGCATAAGATATAAAACCAATAAATGATTTCCATATTTTCCGACAACTTAAACCTTTCTGACAGTTTTGACCGCTTCTTTGAGGATATTGAGGCGAATTGTTCGCTGTCCAAAAGTTCAATCGAAAAATACAAGGAAATCCGTCCCCGGATAATTAAATTCTTTGGCAATATAAGCATAAAGAAGATTGATGCTCGGATGATTACTAAATATAAGCAGTATTTGAATCAATCAAGTCAGAAGAAAGACAACCTCAGTCCCAGTTATAAAAATCAGCACCTGACATTACTCCGTTTGCTTCTGAAATTTGTGAAGGAAAAAGAAGGCGCAAAGGTGATGGATTATGCTCAGATTTCCAAGTTCCGAGTTCCAATTAAGGAGGTTGAGACATTGAATGAGTCGGAGTTGTCCACGGTGCTTGACTACCCAAATGAGAAAACAATTACTGGGTGTCGACTGAAGGCATATTTTGAAGTTTCATTTTCAACCGGCTGTCGCGTGAAAGAAGTTTTGGGCTTGAAGATATCGGATATTAATTTCAAAGACAGGATTGCTCACATTCGGACGAAAAATAACAAACCTCACACCATTTTGTTTTCCGATTCCTCAATTGAAGCGATTAACAAATATTTGGCTATGAGGAAAGATAATCATCCAAATTTATTCGTGACTGCAACTCCCAATCCCAAACCATGGCAAACCAACGATGTTGAAAGGAGTCTTCGAATGATCGGACGAAAACTGAAGCTTAGTAAGAATCTCAGACCACATATTTTACG
Encoded here:
- a CDS encoding glycoside hydrolase family 1 protein is translated as MIKKLKFPNGFLWGVATSAYQVEGGCTNNDWYEWEKKGKTKGMAGKACDSWNRFAEDHSLAQELGCNAFRLSLEWSKIEPEEGKFSQEAIEHYRQVLQDIKSKGMMRSVTLWHWALPLWLSKKGGWHKKETIDYFVKYCEKVIKELGEEIDIFLTINEPRLPLNRGYFVGDFPPGKRNPILFLLARKNMVAAHKLCYEVVKKEKPNLKVGITQFCNDFNYYGLKPASFITEKVEDFYNWYFYEQIRGYYDFVGINYYFAIEIKLFPPSIRMQTTDKQITEMGWGVFPEGLYEIVMDAWRRYKKPIYIFENGIANAGDDHRSAYIKSHLQKLHEAISEGADVRGYFHWSLIDNFEWNEAYNMKFGLIEVNFETQERKPRKSFYEYAKICKSNEVEIE
- a CDS encoding S24 family peptidase, coding for MRWSVYSALDISAGYSILSVGVGKTEQIIMELLSSKESVVLSVIKKFKARNGYMPTFQEMLDECNKIGLAIKSKGSIFTYLKSLEEKGYLTKSSEKRGLDFIDRMNEFFVDVPVLGSASAGAPTIFAEEYVQGHLKVSKKIVGNKNVFAIQVHGTSMNLSQIDSKKIDDGDFIIVDSEYKDYKNGDKLLVVIDGLATVKKFKKINDEMMALLPESTNNEHRPIYLTPDDTFIINGKVIDVFKSGN
- a CDS encoding multiubiquitin domain-containing protein, translating into MENEKKDKKVTIIVNTRPHEWDKKEEISFEEVVTLAFGSFSEDAAIAYTVIYSRGKDENKEGSLVKGESVKVKDEMIFNATQTNKS
- a CDS encoding ThiF family adenylyltransferase, which encodes MLRKQISLSPDLKKLQDEGYEIEVKSGYLLVHHVPYVNSQKEIAYGTLVSKLELASDKTVNPVGDHVMRFIGEHPCNHDGTVITAIQHASNNEPIVDGLTTNHSFSSKPPSGQYPDYYQKIITYERILSSQAKHIDTSVTAITFKTIEPDDEESVHHYIDTNSTRADIGLISAKLKDVRVAIVGLGGTGSYVLDFISKTEVREIHLFDADDFLQHNAFRSPGAASKEKLDERLKKVDYFHGVYSKMHKKIFSREYHLTDSNLEEISGMDFVFICIDEGKIKKQIAERLIEKKIPFVDTGIGIQSIDGALIGCIRTTMATPEKNDHLGRRIDFSDGGHDAYTQNIQIAELNALNASLAVIKMKKHFGFYYDQEKEYNSSYEISINKIINDETNS
- a CDS encoding DUF6527 family protein, which codes for MRLTPKFVKNIPENIEDGVIYISMEYATAIHRCYCGCGSEVVTPFSPTDWKLTFDGKTVSLHPSIGNWSFPCQSHYWIINNEIRQADKWTKKQIESCREMDNQSKKKYHKKKRWIWW
- a CDS encoding tyrosine-type recombinase/integrase, with the protein product MEKTIKNTTEEFLSWLQVERRFAQSSIISYRSRLKCIVRDIGDIEIGNITAEHIFRLKSILYERENSEVFTGVVMASIKGLLLYSRDLLKIPLQIDPSTITIPKRKKKEVVYLTVDEINRFRNSININTICGLRFRTLLEVLLGTACRISECLNLNRDSISLIEKEARIIGKGGKQRVLYFNDESLYWIDKYLKSRNDKFPALFITTGEKPRRLANQDLSRYFKRQRLLAGISKKVTPHICRHTAATTMAMNNCSAIFIKEILGHSRLQTSIDYYISLADKQKVKQAHQTFLVY
- a CDS encoding tyrosine-type recombinase/integrase codes for the protein MISIFSDNLNLSDSFDRFFEDIEANCSLSKSSIEKYKEIRPRIIKFFGNISIKKIDARMITKYKQYLNQSSQKKDNLSPSYKNQHLTLLRLLLKFVKEKEGAKVMDYAQISKFRVPIKEVETLNESELSTVLDYPNEKTITGCRLKAYFEVSFSTGCRVKEVLGLKISDINFKDRIAHIRTKNNKPHTILFSDSSIEAINKYLAMRKDNHPNLFVTATPNPKPWQTNDVERSLRMIGRKLKLSKNLRPHILRKSAATHMYKNNVSLGVVQNFLNHSSARTTLTYYLGNSNFEELRRNHDRVMNNLDFRDKTDSSGEGVRTT